The Alnus glutinosa chromosome 1, dhAlnGlut1.1, whole genome shotgun sequence region taagaagaataaCAACATTATTGACGTGCCATAATTGACATGTCACTATAAATTTTATTGACATGCTTACAGCTAATTAGTAACATGTCAAAAAGTAATTTATTGTAGTCATGTCATTAACTGCacagttttttgtagtgttgggTCTTACTCACTTTCAAAAGACGCCATGAAAGATGAAGAGTATTCATGGCATATAGTGTCCAGGTCAATGTTATCTTAAcgatgtgagacactttaaTACGCTCTCTCATGTGTGGTaactttggccaaacacgtgttcaataTACGAGAGGAAAATGCCTATCATCCCAAAAGACCCACTTTGGTATTATATAAAAGTCTACGAGttttactcactctcaaaagacgccttgagagatgagagacatcatggcttataaagtgtccAAGTCAAGTTAATTTTGCCGATATGAGACATTTTAACACGCTCCCTCATATGTGTGcaactttggccaaacacgtggtCAACTAACGGGAGGGAAAAACCCATCATCGCAAGGGAGCGGCTCTCATACCATATAAAATTACATGGGCCCTTTCTCACTCTCAAAAAAATGCATTGAGAGATGAGGGGTGTCCAagttaatgttattttagtgATGTATGACACTTTAATATAATAAGACCATAGAGATCTTTACTCTTTAAAAATAGAATACTATGCAgcgaaaatataaaatattctatcaaCATTAGTTACAACCAGAGCATTTACTAAGAGTCATTATATTAACTGAATCACACTATACATATCATTGatcaaaactaaaccttaatataCAATTAAGCATTAAACATAAGCGCCTACACATCACCCAAAAGTACAATTATCATGAGTAGCATTCCAAATTCTATAATCAATCCTCAAGCAAAACCGGATCAATATTACTATGCCAAACTACCATAACTGCTACAAGGTCCAACTCGAATCAAACATCTAAAGGTAGGCCCAGGGGCGAAGGGaggggtcgagaggggtcaaatgcccccctCACTTCCTAAAAATATATCTTTACTCTTggtaaaaacaaatatttatgcCCCTGGTTTCTGGAATGCCCCCTCTCAACATTTCATCAATGGGCAAACTTGCCCGCTCCTTGccgtgagttttttttttttctgtttgtcaTAACTGAGATAACTTTGTATTTACAGTCACATAAATGGCGGAAGGGACGAACCGACGAAGGTTGAAGAAAACTGACAAAAGTCAAGTCATCACTCATCAATAAGCTTACAGCTACAAGTCTAACTACACCTACAAGTAACTTTCGTATGAGtatcaccttttcttttctttttctttttcatttttttttttaaaaaaaaaaacaaatctgaTGACATTTACATCTACTCATATATTAAAACAAtaccctttcaaaaaaaaaaaaaaaaaaaaaaatctagtaaaACAATACAAGTCAAAACGTCAAAAAGTCTACAACTCTACAAGTGACAGtaaaaagtgagaaaataaCACTTGCTAGTTGCTAGCCTGTGACAGTAATTCAGTAAAAgtctcacctttttttttttttttaataataatcactAATCAGATCCGTGTGTGTGAGTCGGTAGGACTTGTGCGCAGCGTGTGGCTTGGCTTAGAACTTAATTAGAAGaggtaaaaaaaattggacgGTTCagatctttaaaaaataaaaaaaaaaaaaaaaaaaaatgggatctGATCGCTTGGAACCAAAAAATCCTATTGTTATTTAGATCTATACAGCCGTACGTGCTATTATTTTCTATGCTGAGTTAAACTTGAAACAAgtgttattttctgtttttctacatcttttttgttcaaaattcaaccgttcaaattaatttttaaacaaaatttaacctTTAGTTTTCAGGTATGTACGTAATAAACTTCCATATTGATTAAGATTTAAGCTTTTACATTTGaattgttcttttcaatttatttatttatttttttttatatttagattgtttattttgtaattgtttttatatttaattgtttacgaatatatatagtttttgtttcatattttatGCTCTgatccgtttgtttcggtgaaaaataatttttagaaaatgatttcggtattttacggtgtttggtaagggcgaaaataatggttaacgaaaattatttttggtttgaccataaaaccttctttaatttttggaaagtaaatcgttttctgaaattaaactcttcgtccttacacgcacgtttgatattcgATTGCCAAAATTCAGTAATGGTCAGTCGTCGAAATCCAGGCGGTACGGGAATCCGGCAACCAGAATATTGCCGGCTccggaatctggcgacatcCGGCCACAGTTGCCAGATGCCGGTGGACTAGATTCCGGCCGAACTAGCCAGAATCCTACCATGGTCAGAAGCCAGATCTGGCCAGAATCCGGCAGAATCCGACCAAAATGGTCAGGATTCGGCCGGATTTGGATGGATCCAACCACTGATCTGACTGGATCTAGCCAAAATGGCCTGGATCCGGCCGaatttgaccggatccggaggAGTctggctggaatccggcaattttggccagatccagccaaacatgctcgccggaatccagcaatTGCGACCGGACGTTGCTAGATTtcggcgacagttgcattttcacatttcgtaatttttttgtgtGAACCAAAtgccggaaaatatttttgagaaaattattttttttgaaaaatgatttcgtcgaaaatattttataacggaaaacattttacgtcgaaacaaacggagcattaattatacaaaatttagattgtttttataattgtaGTTGCCTGCGATTATGGAGAACAATGATTCAATTGAGgtacaatcaaattctaaacgagCTCGTATTGAAGTAAATTTAACAATCTGCCAACTAATCCTtacttaaggaaaaaaatttatgattacCATCCTATTGATAGAGACAACATTCGAATAgcatatctaaaaaaaaaaaaccttgtcaaccatttaaacataattttccACAAACACAATTTGGGAAAACATGGCGTTGTTTTAATCCAGTATGGTTCAAAGAATATTCTGATTGGTTGGAATACAACATTTTAAAAGATGTTGCGTATGTATTGCTTGTTTTGTTATCTCTACAAACCAGACATTGGAAATCAAGCAGGAGGAAACTCATTTGTTACTGAAGGgtttaaaaattggaaaaataaatataagttaCAGAATCATGTGGGGGCTCATAATAGTGCACATAATCAATCTCGATGAAGATGTGAATATTTGTTCAATCAGAAACAAAGcatcataacattttttaaCAAGCAATTAGATTGATAGAATAGGGAATATAGAACTCGTTTGAATGCATCAGTTGATTATATTCGCTTCAACACTTTCGTCTAGAATAATACAATCTAAGAAATGGTTAACTATACACTTTCGTCTCATTCCTATCTCATCATTGTCTACGTTGatcaataatgtgagagatagaaAGTATAgtgaaaccctaattttttttaacaatattattgattCATGTAAATAAAGGTAGGATAAGAGTGAAATGGAAgtaaaaagatgaagaaatagcatgtgagaagttTTGTGGACCACTTGTAAAAGCAAGAGATAAACTGTTGCGTGCAACAATAATTGAGACTttaatttaactaaaaataaagtaattaaCTATCTATCGTATACAAAAAGTAAAgaatctctttcttttgtttttgtttttgtttttatttttatttttatttttcgttaaaaCAAAAAGTAAGTTTGAATGTtcaccaaaaagagaaaaataagttTGAATGTCCTATAGTGATGGAAGTGAGGGAGGGAATGGCTTTGGACCTTGACTATGCTTTTCTTTGCTTAAGATCCAGGGGCGGAGTcggggtcgagagggggcaagtgccccccctccccccctcacCTCCTCAAAAAGTTTCTTTACttcctatgaattttttttgaatatcctTTCTTGCACCCCCTCCCCCCTCACCATTCACTCATTAAGgggcaaattattttttagaaagaataaaatttataacTCTTAGCGAACGATTTTTCGCGTTTTGATAAATTAAGTTGCTCATAAGTCAGAATTGTTCAAAATCTTCAGAAGATATGAAGGTTGAAGACGAACAGTGTAGTTTGTAAAACGCGGCGTTTAATGCAACAATAGAAGAGTTTACAAACCAAAATTTTTGATTGAAATGCGCCGTTTCATTTATTTGCTAGAGTTGCATTTCGTTAAGACTCAAACGCAccgtttcttttatttttaatctcaagCAAAAGGGCCGCAAGGAACGGATCCGAATCTTCTCCAGTTCTAATaaactggagaggagccggttcACGGTCTGGATCTCTTGAAAGAGATCCAAGGCCGTGAATAAGCCAcgtgttttccaaaaaaaaaaaaaaaaaaacaaaaaaccattgTGCCTTTAGTCTTTTCCTCTCTCGTTCCAGAATCAAAACCAAAACCACCAGAGAGCCGCCACCAATCCTGCACAGAGCCACTGCTGCTGATCCTCTTCAAATCAGCAAAAATCCTCATTCACACAAGAATTTTTCATTCACCAAAAAATACAGTCCATTAAAATCCTCAACAGCAAAACATGAATTAATGTCTTCAAGAAATTTTCaacgccatttttttttttgataaggaaGAAATCCTCaacgccatttttttttttttaaggaagaaATCCTCAATGCCATTGGCTTGGCCATTTCCCTTTTTTACATGTAAACCGTGGGTAATATGTGTCTTGAAAAAACATTAACCGTGGGTCTTGTTTCCTGAAATTTCTTCTCTAATTTCTTATCCAAATCGCAAATCGTTGTGTTGGGGGTCCTGGGTTTTTTACGGTGGTGTTGAGGGTCTTGATCTGCAGGTTTATACGAAGGATATTGTAAACTTCCTCACCTCAAGAGCCTGCGTTTCGATTAGTTTCCATGGTGTCTTCGATCTCCGACTAAAATTTAGACGATTCGAATCGGAAAAGGAGGAGGAAAACAGAGGACGAAGCGCGAGATCCGAATACGGGACCCAAAACCAGGTGGAGAGCCGAGATGGAGCAGAGGATCTACTCCACCAAGCTTTTCGAGGCACTCCGGCAGGTGCGTCGGAATTACTCGCAGGCTGGTAAGGTCTCCGGTGGACACCAAGTCCGGGAGGAGACAGACCGGGTTCTCACCGTGTCGGCCAAGGGGCGGACCCGGTGGAGCCGGGCGATTCTGACGAGTCGACTCGGGATGAGACTCGGTGGTGGCAACAAGCACAAGACGGCAACCAGTTtcagggaagagagagagatttgccCAAAGGCTGGTCTTCGTTTTCAAAGAAGAGAACGAAAAAGAAGAAcggagagagaggagaagaacgGCGGCTGATCATCTGcgttttcaaagaagaaaacaaaaagaaaagatggggAAGACCGAAGACACGATGGCCAATgggttttaacttttttatttttattttgggaaaagtacacataaccccatCAAACTATCACCTCATTTCAATTtaccctcaaactaccaattgtgtcaatgttcccccttaaactaccaaaaaatgtcaatgtccccctaatcacaaaaatgtccttcataaaattattaaaataaaataaaactaaaaaagatttattaaaaaaaatataaaataacaaaaatttattccaaaaaataataaaaaatttaaaactgttatttatttatttttaaaaaaataattttcagtttttttttttttaaaaaaaatgttctttttcatttttttattttaataaaaactgttttttttttgttttttttttaaataaagaaataaataaataaatttcaattattttttatttttttgttttatttttcttttaaaaaaattgttctttttcgttatttaatttaataaaaactggtttgcctttttcttttttcttttttcatttgttttttttttaaataaaataaaataaaataaatttcagttatttttggtttgctttttttttttttaaggaattttttttttcagtttttgtttctttttttaatttcttttttcgttttttatttaatattttaaaaataattttttaaaagttttttattttttagttttaattttaattttaattttttgaatttatgagaacatttttgtcttattcaaaaaaatttaaggtcacttttgtctttttgttggtcttaggggggacattgacattttttggtagtttaaggagggacattaacacaattggtagtttgtgaggtacattgacaattgaatggtagtttgagggggttatgtgtatttttccctaaacaTAATCTATAGCTAATTCAAAATGAAGTAATTTTGGTattaattttggtattttccAGCAATCCACCTAGATAAGCCTATTGAGTTTTACAGAGATGTACTCCTTCAAACTAAGTCCATTCAAACCAACATCCgatttcttggatacaatatcCATCAATCGAGAATAAGTCCAATTAGCAGAGTAATCCAATTTGCAGATAAGTTTCCTGATGAAATCCTTGAGAAAGCCCAACTCCAGCGATTCTTAGGATCTCTTAATTATGTTATTGATTTCTATCAAAACCTCCGTAAAAAATGCAAGCCATTGTTTTATATAGTATAACGATGCAGTTAATAACCACAGCCACATACTTTAAAACCGTAATCTGCATATGtatatttgaataatattttttactaatCACATTCGCATGTGCATATAACAAATACGAGCCGTTAATATTCGGTAACATGTACACCCATGTTCATTAGTTTGGTAACacactgaaaaaaaataaaaaaaatgtcccTGCGCTAGGCAAGATGAAAAAAACATTTGAATATATACTTGGTGTTTGTTGCTCACTATTGGGATACATACTGTTGGGCAAAGTATATCCCAACACTCGTAGGCCGAAATTTCCTTACCGACTGGTCGACTAACAACAAGGCATCACTAGTTTGCCAATACTGGTATAAGCTTCACCGGCGTTGTTTGCAATCACCGGTATCTTCTTTGACAtcgtttaaaaaatttataaatttaatataaaaaataatgcaaataTTGAAATCatagtaaataaaaaaagtattataatattaatatattaataatataattaactaaaaaaaaaaccaacaactaacatatatatattatcaatcaCAACAATTTACATTCTATACAAGTGTTGGAGAAATTACATTCTACTTAATCttgctggcccaacttgacccgctcaGTCACTAGGGTTTAATAGAGTCCTGTAACACCTTGAAGGCTATATCTGGAACACACAGGATAAGATacattattcaaatattttatgaAGAGTAAGTGTCCTACTCAAACTAAAATGCAAGAGGATCAGTCCAAACCCCACACAATATAGGGAAGAGGCTCCTAATAGAAGTGCTTACTGGTAAACGTGGCTTATTCACGGCCTTGGATCTCTTTCAAGAGATCCAGACCGTGAACCGGCTCCTTTCCAGTTCATTAGAACTAGAGAGGATCCGGATCCGCAAGGAACAACATATGTTCGGTTCGGGGTAGGCTatttaattagaagaaaaagttATCTGAGGAAATGGTCTCccttaatttaataattacaaGAATGCCATGGTAAAGCAAAATTTCCTTCACCCAAGTATTACCCAATTTCTTAAACCAAAACCATCTCCTTGTCCGTTCTTCTCCTTCCACCACCGCCCCAGTGCCCCACCATAAATCCATCAACAAACAGTACCGCTGCAAGTTTCACCGGCAACCTCTCCGGCCAAGGCAGAGATATTTCTTCCAGATGCACCACCGCCCTCGCATTCTTCCTTGACTAAACCCAGTAATGATTCTCTCAGTCATATCTAGGTGCGCAACATTCATGTTGATTCTTgaagtattttcttttaatttgtttgaaagCTTTATGATTTGGTTGGTTCATGCAccattttttcttattctttgtgTTCGATCACTGTGGAAGCAGAAGAACAGTAGAACGGCAAGGCTTGAAGACGGTTTGGCTAGTTTtcgagtaatgataggcaggggccatcttgccggcccctgcccggccctttcctacgtggaaagggccatttcgttttaactttttttttttttttaaaata contains the following coding sequences:
- the LOC133878136 gene encoding transcription factor bHLH148-like, whose amino-acid sequence is MEQRIYSTKLFEALRQVRRNYSQAGKVSGGHQVREETDRVLTVSAKGRTRWSRAILTSRLGMRLGGGNKHKTATSFREEREICPKAGLRFQRRERKRRTEREEKNGG